One window of the Sebastes umbrosus isolate fSebUmb1 chromosome 1, fSebUmb1.pri, whole genome shotgun sequence genome contains the following:
- the LOC119489687 gene encoding AMP deaminase 2-like isoform X3 — protein MSGDLCGASGHKPLKTQRSLPGTPVSITHYPIDLRTSMEEKYKEIAEELFTRSMADSEMRTAPYEFPEDSPIEQLEERRHRLERQISQDIKLEPEILLRAKQDFMKIDSAADLESLEQESVDTVDDGFKERKMPVEREYQRVSISGEEKCGVPFTDLVDAAKCVVKALFIREKYIKRSMQSFCNTTSHALLELGMKPLDLWTDYDDIAETPVDADAPVHPPVSKTHPYDHDPKNLPADTGYGCKMIGGVVHVYATETNMDKSTELDLPYPDLTEYIGDMNVMMALIINGPVKSFCYRRLQYLSSKFQMHILLNEMKELAAQKKVPHRDFYNIRKVDTHIHASSCMNQKHLLRFIKRAMKKYPGEIVHIERGRGQTLKEVFETMNLTAFDLSVDTLDMHADRNTFHRFDKFNAKYNPIGESILREIFIKTDNHIEGKYFAHIVKEVMFDLEESKYQNSELRLSIYGRNRDEWDKLAQWALKHRVYSDNVRWLIQVPRLFDVYRTKKQLANFQEMLENIFLPLFEVTINPRSHPELHLFLEHVVGFDSVDDESKPEHHIFNLDSPLPDNWTEEDNPPYSYYLYYTYANMTVLNHLRRRRGFHTFVLRPHCGEAGPIHHLVSGFMLSENISHGLLLRKAPVLQYLYYLAQIGIAMSPLSNNSLFLSYHRNPLPEYLSRGLIVSLSTDDPLQFHFTKEPLMEEYSIATQVWKLSSCDMCELARNSVLMSGFSHKAKSYWLGPSYSKEGPVSNDIRRTNVPDIRVGYRSETLSEELQLITHAVRTVELDTINEEDSLSMAPIPGQR, from the exons aCCTGTGTGGTGCGTCTGGGCACAAGCCACTCAAGACCCAGAGATCACTTCCAGGGACGCCTGTTTCTATCACACACTACCCCATCGACCTGCGAacatccatggaagaaaagtaCAAAGAGATTGCTGAG GAGCTGTTCACACGCAGCATGGCAGACAGCGAGATGCGGACCGCTCCTTATGAGTTTCCGGAGGACAGCCCCATCGAACAGCTGGAAGAGCGAAGGCACCGACTAGAGAGGCAAATCAGCCAGGACATCAA GCTTGAGCCAGAGATCTTGCTCCGCGCCAAACAGGACTTCATGAAAATCGACAGTGCTGCAGACCTAGA GTCATTGGAGCAAGAGAGTGTGGACACTGTTGATGATGGCTTTAAGGAGAGGAAAATGCCAGTAGAGAGAGAGTACCAACGGGTCTCAATATCTGGAGAGGAAAAGTGTGGG GTGCCGTTCACTGACCTGGTAGATGCTGCGAAGTGTGTGGTGAAGGCATTATTCATCCGGGAGAAGTACATAAAGCGATCCATGCAGTCCTTTTGTAACACCACATCTCACGCCCTGCTGGAGCTCGGGATGAAGCCTCTGGATCTCTGGACGGACTATGACGATATAGCAGAGACCCCTGTAGATGCTG ATGCCCCCGTCCACCCACCTGTCTCAAAGACGCACCCCTATGACCACGACCCCAAGAATTTGCCAGCAGACACAGGATATGGTTGCAAGATGATTGGTGGAGTAGTCCACGTTTACGCCACGGAAACCAACATGGACAA AAGCACAGAACTGGACCTGCCCTATCCTGACCTGACGGAGTACATCGGAGACATGAATGTTATGATGGCCCTCATTATCAATGGCCCAGT GAAGTCTTTCTGCTACCGCCGCCTGCAGTACCTGAGCTCTAAATTCCAGATGCACATCCTCCTGAATGAGATGAAGGAGCTGGCCGCTCAGAAGAAAGTTCCACACAGAGACTTCTACAACATACGAAAG gtggacacacacatacatgcatcaTCCTGCATGAATCAGAAGCACCTGCTGCGATTCATCAAGAGAGCCATGAAGAAATACCCGGGGGAGATCGTTCACATCGAGCGCGGCCGTGGTCAGACCCTCAAGGAGGTGTTTGAGACCATGAACCTGACGGCCTTTGACCTGAGCGTAGACACTCTTGACATGCATGCG GACCGCAACACGTTCCATCGGTTTGACAAGTTCAACGCCAAATACAACCCCATCGGAGAATCCATCCTCAGAGAGATCTTCATCAAGACTGACAACCACATTGAAGGAAAATACTTTGCACACATAGTCAAG GAGGTGATGTTTGACTTGGAGGAGAGCAAGTACCAGAACTCTGAGCTACGCCTGTCCATCTACGGTCGCAACCGGGACGAATGGGACAAGCTGGCTCAGTGGGCCCTCAAACATCGAGTGTACTCTGACAATGTGCGCTGGCTCATCCAGGTGCCTCGTCTTTT TGACGTGTACCGCACAAAGAAGCAGCTGGCTAATTTCCAGGAGATGTTGGAGAACATCTTCCTGCCGCTGTTTGAAGTCACGATCAACCCGCGTAGTCATCCTGAGCTGCATCTCTTCCTGGAGCAT GTGGTGGGCTTCGACAGCGTGGACGATGAGTCCAAACCAGAGCACCACATTTTCAATCTTGACAGTCCTCTGCCAGACAACTGGACAGAAGAAGACAACCCTCCTTACTCCTACTACCTCTACTACACCTACGCCAACATGACTGTGCTCAACCACCTGCGAAG GCGGAGAGGCTTTCACACGTTTGTGCTGCGACCTCACTGTGGGGAGGCCGGGCCGATCCACCACCTGGTGTCAGGTTTCATGTTGTCAGAGAACATCTCCCACGGACTGCTGCTCAGAAAG GCCCCGGTGCTGCAGTATCTGTACTACCTGGCTCAAATTGGCATCGCCATGTCACCACTGAGTAACAACAGCCTGTTCCTCAGTTACCATCGCAACCCGCTGCCAGAGTACCTGTCCAGAGGCCTCATAGTCTCTCTGTCCACTGATGATCCTCTTCAGTTCCACTTCACTAAG GAGCCTCTGATGGAGGAGTACAGCATCGCTACTCAGGTGTGGAAACTAAGTTCCTGTGACATGTGTGAGCTGGCAAGAAACAGTGTCCTCATGAGTGGGTTTTCACACAAG GCCAAAAGCTACTGGTTGGGCCCCAGTTATTCAAAGGAGGGTCCTGTGAGCAACGACATCCGTCGCACCAACGTCCCTGACATCCGCGTGGGGTACCGCAGCGAGACGCTCTCTGAGGAGCTTCAGCTCATCACCCACGCCGTGCGCACTGTGGAGCTGGACACCATCAATGAGGAGGACTCTCTGTCCATGGCCCCTATCCCGGGACAACGCTGA
- the LOC119489687 gene encoding AMP deaminase 2-like isoform X4, translated as MEEKYKEIAEELFTRSMADSEMRTAPYEFPEDSPIEQLEERRHRLERQISQDIKLEPEILLRAKQDFMKIDSAADLESLEQESVDTVDDGFKERKMPVEREYQRVSISGEEKCGVPFTDLVDAAKCVVKALFIREKYIKRSMQSFCNTTSHALLELGMKPLDLWTDYDDIAETPVDADAPVHPPVSKTHPYDHDPKNLPADTGYGCKMIGGVVHVYATETNMDKSTELDLPYPDLTEYIGDMNVMMALIINGPVKSFCYRRLQYLSSKFQMHILLNEMKELAAQKKVPHRDFYNIRKVDTHIHASSCMNQKHLLRFIKRAMKKYPGEIVHIERGRGQTLKEVFETMNLTAFDLSVDTLDMHADRNTFHRFDKFNAKYNPIGESILREIFIKTDNHIEGKYFAHIVKEVMFDLEESKYQNSELRLSIYGRNRDEWDKLAQWALKHRVYSDNVRWLIQVPRLFDVYRTKKQLANFQEMLENIFLPLFEVTINPRSHPELHLFLEHVVGFDSVDDESKPEHHIFNLDSPLPDNWTEEDNPPYSYYLYYTYANMTVLNHLRRRRGFHTFVLRPHCGEAGPIHHLVSGFMLSENISHGLLLRKAPVLQYLYYLAQIGIAMSPLSNNSLFLSYHRNPLPEYLSRGLIVSLSTDDPLQFHFTKEPLMEEYSIATQVWKLSSCDMCELARNSVLMSGFSHKAKSYWLGPSYSKEGPVSNDIRRTNVPDIRVGYRSETLSEELQLITHAVRTVELDTINEEDSLSMAPIPGQR; from the exons atggaagaaaagtaCAAAGAGATTGCTGAG GAGCTGTTCACACGCAGCATGGCAGACAGCGAGATGCGGACCGCTCCTTATGAGTTTCCGGAGGACAGCCCCATCGAACAGCTGGAAGAGCGAAGGCACCGACTAGAGAGGCAAATCAGCCAGGACATCAA GCTTGAGCCAGAGATCTTGCTCCGCGCCAAACAGGACTTCATGAAAATCGACAGTGCTGCAGACCTAGA GTCATTGGAGCAAGAGAGTGTGGACACTGTTGATGATGGCTTTAAGGAGAGGAAAATGCCAGTAGAGAGAGAGTACCAACGGGTCTCAATATCTGGAGAGGAAAAGTGTGGG GTGCCGTTCACTGACCTGGTAGATGCTGCGAAGTGTGTGGTGAAGGCATTATTCATCCGGGAGAAGTACATAAAGCGATCCATGCAGTCCTTTTGTAACACCACATCTCACGCCCTGCTGGAGCTCGGGATGAAGCCTCTGGATCTCTGGACGGACTATGACGATATAGCAGAGACCCCTGTAGATGCTG ATGCCCCCGTCCACCCACCTGTCTCAAAGACGCACCCCTATGACCACGACCCCAAGAATTTGCCAGCAGACACAGGATATGGTTGCAAGATGATTGGTGGAGTAGTCCACGTTTACGCCACGGAAACCAACATGGACAA AAGCACAGAACTGGACCTGCCCTATCCTGACCTGACGGAGTACATCGGAGACATGAATGTTATGATGGCCCTCATTATCAATGGCCCAGT GAAGTCTTTCTGCTACCGCCGCCTGCAGTACCTGAGCTCTAAATTCCAGATGCACATCCTCCTGAATGAGATGAAGGAGCTGGCCGCTCAGAAGAAAGTTCCACACAGAGACTTCTACAACATACGAAAG gtggacacacacatacatgcatcaTCCTGCATGAATCAGAAGCACCTGCTGCGATTCATCAAGAGAGCCATGAAGAAATACCCGGGGGAGATCGTTCACATCGAGCGCGGCCGTGGTCAGACCCTCAAGGAGGTGTTTGAGACCATGAACCTGACGGCCTTTGACCTGAGCGTAGACACTCTTGACATGCATGCG GACCGCAACACGTTCCATCGGTTTGACAAGTTCAACGCCAAATACAACCCCATCGGAGAATCCATCCTCAGAGAGATCTTCATCAAGACTGACAACCACATTGAAGGAAAATACTTTGCACACATAGTCAAG GAGGTGATGTTTGACTTGGAGGAGAGCAAGTACCAGAACTCTGAGCTACGCCTGTCCATCTACGGTCGCAACCGGGACGAATGGGACAAGCTGGCTCAGTGGGCCCTCAAACATCGAGTGTACTCTGACAATGTGCGCTGGCTCATCCAGGTGCCTCGTCTTTT TGACGTGTACCGCACAAAGAAGCAGCTGGCTAATTTCCAGGAGATGTTGGAGAACATCTTCCTGCCGCTGTTTGAAGTCACGATCAACCCGCGTAGTCATCCTGAGCTGCATCTCTTCCTGGAGCAT GTGGTGGGCTTCGACAGCGTGGACGATGAGTCCAAACCAGAGCACCACATTTTCAATCTTGACAGTCCTCTGCCAGACAACTGGACAGAAGAAGACAACCCTCCTTACTCCTACTACCTCTACTACACCTACGCCAACATGACTGTGCTCAACCACCTGCGAAG GCGGAGAGGCTTTCACACGTTTGTGCTGCGACCTCACTGTGGGGAGGCCGGGCCGATCCACCACCTGGTGTCAGGTTTCATGTTGTCAGAGAACATCTCCCACGGACTGCTGCTCAGAAAG GCCCCGGTGCTGCAGTATCTGTACTACCTGGCTCAAATTGGCATCGCCATGTCACCACTGAGTAACAACAGCCTGTTCCTCAGTTACCATCGCAACCCGCTGCCAGAGTACCTGTCCAGAGGCCTCATAGTCTCTCTGTCCACTGATGATCCTCTTCAGTTCCACTTCACTAAG GAGCCTCTGATGGAGGAGTACAGCATCGCTACTCAGGTGTGGAAACTAAGTTCCTGTGACATGTGTGAGCTGGCAAGAAACAGTGTCCTCATGAGTGGGTTTTCACACAAG GCCAAAAGCTACTGGTTGGGCCCCAGTTATTCAAAGGAGGGTCCTGTGAGCAACGACATCCGTCGCACCAACGTCCCTGACATCCGCGTGGGGTACCGCAGCGAGACGCTCTCTGAGGAGCTTCAGCTCATCACCCACGCCGTGCGCACTGTGGAGCTGGACACCATCAATGAGGAGGACTCTCTGTCCATGGCCCCTATCCCGGGACAACGCTGA